The following proteins come from a genomic window of Micromonospora zamorensis:
- a CDS encoding Lrp/AsnC family transcriptional regulator has product MQIDAVDQRIIALLVADARASYADIGTRVSLSAPAVKRRVDRLRATGVIRGFTAVVDPAAVGWTTEAFVELFCAGRTTPAQIGVAARRHPEVVGAYTVSGEADALVHLRAADIAHLEAALERLRAESFVTSTRSTIVLSRLVESPGVGPSTRP; this is encoded by the coding sequence TTGCAGATAGACGCGGTAGACCAGCGGATCATTGCGTTACTCGTCGCCGACGCCCGTGCGTCGTACGCCGACATCGGCACGCGGGTGTCACTCTCCGCCCCGGCAGTCAAGCGTCGCGTCGACCGGCTGCGGGCCACCGGCGTGATCAGGGGATTCACCGCCGTCGTGGATCCGGCCGCCGTCGGGTGGACCACGGAGGCGTTCGTCGAGCTGTTCTGCGCGGGCCGGACCACCCCCGCACAAATCGGGGTGGCCGCACGCCGACACCCGGAGGTGGTCGGCGCGTACACGGTCTCCGGGGAGGCGGACGCCCTCGTGCACCTGCGCGCCGCCGACATCGCCCACCTGGAGGCGGCGCTGGAGCGGCTGCGCGCCGAGTCCTTCGTGACCTCCACCCGCAGCACCATCGTGCTTTCCCGGCTGGTCGAATCCCCGGGCGTGGGTCCCTCCACCCGACCTTGA
- a CDS encoding zinc-binding dehydrogenase, translated as MRAIWLREFGGPDVLVPGTAPDPTPGPGQVLIDVAHVNITFVETQQRSGRSGPFQVTPPLIPGNGVGGTITTVGADVDPALIGRRVVSATGGSGAYAERAVVDVSAPIEVPAGLALDDAVALLADGRTATMLIEAVGVQPGDRVLVEAAAGGVGSLLVQLASRAGARVIGVAGGPRKVELLTGLGADLAVDYRLPDWADRVRAATGGVDVVLDGVGGAVARAAFELLDPGGRMVSFGLASGEWSPVSGEAATARQVTLIRPDVPPARLRAYTEQALADAAAGRLRPLIGQRFPLDRAADAHAAIEARATVGKTLLDVS; from the coding sequence ATGCGGGCGATCTGGTTGCGGGAGTTCGGCGGGCCCGACGTGCTGGTGCCGGGCACCGCCCCCGACCCGACGCCCGGCCCCGGGCAGGTGCTGATCGACGTCGCGCACGTGAACATCACCTTCGTCGAGACGCAGCAGCGCTCCGGTCGCTCCGGGCCGTTCCAGGTCACCCCACCGCTGATCCCCGGCAACGGCGTCGGCGGGACGATCACCACCGTTGGGGCGGACGTCGATCCGGCATTGATCGGGCGACGGGTGGTCAGCGCCACCGGCGGCTCCGGCGCCTACGCCGAACGCGCGGTGGTGGACGTGTCCGCACCGATCGAGGTGCCTGCCGGGTTGGCGCTGGACGACGCGGTGGCACTACTGGCCGACGGGCGTACCGCCACCATGCTGATCGAGGCGGTGGGCGTACAACCCGGTGACCGGGTGCTGGTGGAGGCCGCCGCTGGCGGCGTGGGCAGCCTCCTCGTGCAGCTCGCGTCCCGGGCCGGCGCCCGGGTGATCGGCGTCGCCGGCGGGCCCCGCAAGGTGGAGCTGCTGACCGGCCTGGGCGCCGACCTGGCCGTCGACTACCGCCTGCCCGACTGGGCCGACCGCGTCCGAGCTGCGACGGGTGGGGTCGACGTGGTGCTCGACGGGGTCGGCGGGGCGGTGGCCCGAGCGGCATTCGAGCTGCTGGACCCGGGTGGCCGCATGGTCAGCTTCGGATTGGCCAGCGGGGAGTGGTCGCCGGTCTCCGGGGAGGCCGCCACGGCACGGCAGGTCACACTGATCCGGCCGGACGTGCCGCCCGCGCGGCTGCGGGCGTACACCGAGCAGGCCCTGGCGGACGCGGCGGCCGGCCGCCTGCGACCGCTGATCGGCCAGCGATTCCCGCTGGACCGCGCCGCCGACGCGCACGCCGCCATCGAGGCGCGCGCGACGGTCGGCAAGACCCTGCTGGACGTGTCCTAG
- a CDS encoding T3SS (YopN, CesT) and YbjN peptide-binding chaperone 1: MTADHPSAPHDELPGATAEPVESILLDEPSTTDLRAKVTEAWQEFARALAVRLRDLPVGAHLDVTLDPTASGTGDAVYSISVDVDADGVLSARAVGNAALPAGYRLDRGAVADMVALGWSPPGVVPGSGGSFGLNATTGESTRVATLLSRTLRDVYGAPHPAFLVYLVHDAEGEPLSSEPLGTARSEFGPDADVEADLEEALAEAAASQVDRDDVLDLADRVRTVVSTMLKSDTDRLQIDSDGDITIRAGSAMVFVRVRDNPPLVDVFSPVLTEVEPTERLYVKLSELTNRMPIGRLYCADDTVWASIPVFGRNFQATHLMLAVQVMTGLADELDDRLHGEFGGKRFFGEGDKPVRRDDSEHRTGMYL; the protein is encoded by the coding sequence ATGACGGCTGACCACCCCTCGGCGCCGCACGATGAGCTGCCTGGCGCTACGGCTGAGCCGGTGGAATCGATCCTGCTCGACGAGCCCAGCACCACCGACCTGCGGGCGAAGGTGACCGAGGCGTGGCAGGAGTTCGCTCGCGCGCTCGCCGTGCGACTGCGGGACCTTCCGGTGGGGGCGCATCTCGACGTGACGCTGGACCCGACCGCCTCCGGCACCGGAGACGCCGTCTACTCGATCAGCGTCGACGTGGATGCCGACGGCGTGCTGTCCGCCCGTGCGGTGGGAAACGCCGCCCTGCCGGCGGGCTACCGACTGGACCGGGGCGCGGTGGCGGACATGGTCGCGCTCGGTTGGTCCCCGCCGGGGGTGGTCCCCGGCTCCGGTGGTTCCTTCGGGCTGAACGCCACGACGGGCGAGTCGACCAGGGTCGCCACGCTGCTCTCCCGCACGCTGCGCGACGTCTACGGTGCTCCGCACCCGGCCTTCCTGGTCTATCTGGTGCACGACGCCGAGGGCGAACCGCTGTCCTCGGAACCGCTCGGCACCGCGCGCAGCGAGTTCGGCCCGGACGCCGATGTCGAGGCGGACCTGGAGGAGGCGCTCGCCGAGGCGGCCGCCTCGCAGGTCGATCGGGACGACGTGCTCGACCTGGCGGACCGGGTCCGTACCGTGGTCTCCACGATGTTGAAGTCGGACACCGACCGGTTGCAGATCGACTCGGACGGCGACATCACCATCCGCGCCGGCTCGGCGATGGTCTTCGTGCGGGTGCGGGACAATCCACCTCTGGTGGACGTCTTCTCCCCGGTTCTCACCGAGGTGGAGCCGACCGAACGCCTCTACGTCAAGCTCTCCGAGTTGACCAACCGGATGCCGATCGGCCGCCTCTACTGCGCCGACGACACGGTCTGGGCGTCGATCCCGGTCTTCGGCCGCAACTTCCAGGCCACCCACCTGATGCTGGCGGTGCAGGTGATGACGGGTCTCGCCGACGAGCTGGACGACCGTCTGCACGGCGAGTTCGGCGGCAAGCGGTTCTTCGGTGAGGGCGACAAGCCGGTCCGACGCGACGACTCGGAGCACCGCACCGGCATGTATCTCTAG
- a CDS encoding DUF6457 domain-containing protein, whose protein sequence is MTVMDDWVTAVCTELDLDPAGVPVPAVLDLARDVAHQVLRPGAPVTAYLLGLAVGRGADPADAAARVSALAGTWPVELGADPADPTAP, encoded by the coding sequence ATGACGGTGATGGACGACTGGGTCACGGCGGTGTGCACGGAGTTGGATCTGGATCCGGCCGGTGTGCCCGTGCCGGCGGTGCTGGATCTGGCCCGGGACGTCGCCCACCAGGTGCTGCGGCCCGGGGCGCCGGTCACCGCGTACCTCCTGGGGTTGGCGGTTGGTCGAGGGGCGGACCCGGCCGATGCCGCGGCCCGGGTCAGCGCGCTGGCGGGCACCTGGCCCGTCGAGCTGGGCGCCGACCCTGCGGACCCGACGGCGCCCTGA
- a CDS encoding molybdenum cofactor guanylyltransferase: protein MGTYAAVVLAGGAARRMGGVDKPALPVGGRPMRDRVLAAVSDATLRVLVGSADAVPAGVRVIREEPPGGGPVAAAAAGLALLDPDTALVALLAADLPLLTRSAIGKLLGHVAEEAAAGGGERRPDGACFVDGDGRRQSLCGVWRVAALRAGLDRLAVERGGSLSGAPVRALLAGLVVREVPWSGDGPPPWFDCDTDEDVRRAEEWAR, encoded by the coding sequence ATGGGGACGTACGCCGCCGTGGTGCTCGCGGGTGGGGCCGCCCGACGGATGGGCGGAGTCGACAAACCCGCGCTTCCGGTCGGTGGCCGGCCGATGCGAGACCGGGTGCTGGCCGCCGTCAGCGATGCCACGCTCCGGGTGCTGGTCGGTTCGGCCGACGCCGTCCCCGCAGGCGTGCGGGTCATCCGGGAGGAGCCACCCGGCGGCGGACCGGTCGCCGCAGCGGCTGCCGGCCTGGCGCTGCTGGATCCCGACACGGCACTTGTCGCGCTGCTCGCCGCCGACCTGCCGCTGCTCACCCGCTCCGCGATCGGAAAGTTGCTGGGTCACGTCGCCGAGGAGGCCGCGGCAGGCGGTGGCGAGCGACGGCCCGACGGGGCCTGCTTCGTCGACGGGGACGGGCGGCGGCAGTCGCTCTGCGGTGTCTGGCGCGTCGCCGCGCTGCGCGCCGGGCTGGACCGGCTGGCGGTCGAGCGCGGCGGCAGCCTGAGCGGGGCGCCGGTCCGGGCGTTGCTGGCCGGGCTCGTCGTACGGGAGGTGCCCTGGTCCGGCGACGGCCCGCCGCCCTGGTTCGACTGCGACACTGACGAGGACGTACGCCGGGCGGAGGAGTGGGCGCGATGA
- the fdhD gene encoding formate dehydrogenase accessory sulfurtransferase FdhD, with protein sequence MGRATDRRGVLRIDLDAAADGRGSVRRPDTLAVEEPLEIRVGAAGPGRRRPLAVTMRTPGDDLDLAIGFLLTEGLIRSTDDVLTAQLCAGAETPNTYNVVDVVLAPGVPEPTTDPSRNFYTTSSCGVCGKASIDAVRTRSLFPVSEDPLSVPAALLTELPDRLRAAQRGFDRTGGLHAAGLFTPDGELVVLREDVGRHNAVDKVIGWAVRERRLPLAGHLLLVSGRASFELTQKAWMAGLPLLAAVSAPSTLAAELAEEAGMTLVGFLRGNTMNVYARPERVTV encoded by the coding sequence ATGGGACGGGCAACTGATCGACGGGGCGTACTCCGGATCGACCTGGACGCGGCGGCTGACGGACGCGGGTCGGTCCGCCGACCGGACACGCTCGCGGTGGAGGAGCCGCTGGAGATCCGGGTCGGTGCGGCCGGTCCCGGCCGCCGGCGACCGCTCGCCGTCACGATGCGCACCCCGGGCGACGACCTGGACCTGGCCATCGGGTTCCTGCTGACCGAGGGGCTGATCCGGTCGACGGATGACGTGTTGACCGCACAGCTCTGCGCCGGCGCGGAAACGCCGAACACGTACAACGTGGTGGACGTGGTGCTCGCGCCCGGTGTGCCGGAACCGACCACCGATCCGTCCCGGAACTTCTACACGACCAGTTCCTGCGGGGTCTGCGGCAAGGCCAGCATCGACGCGGTCCGCACCCGGTCGCTGTTCCCGGTCTCGGAGGATCCGCTCAGCGTGCCGGCCGCCCTCCTCACCGAACTGCCGGACCGGCTGCGCGCCGCCCAGCGCGGCTTCGATCGGACCGGCGGACTCCACGCGGCGGGGCTGTTCACCCCGGACGGTGAGCTGGTGGTGCTCCGGGAGGACGTGGGCCGGCACAACGCCGTGGACAAGGTGATCGGCTGGGCGGTGCGGGAACGGCGGCTGCCGCTGGCCGGGCACCTGTTGCTGGTCTCCGGACGGGCCAGCTTCGAGCTGACCCAGAAGGCGTGGATGGCGGGGTTGCCGCTGCTGGCCGCTGTGTCCGCGCCGAGCACCCTCGCCGCCGAGTTGGCCGAGGAGGCCGGCATGACGCTGGTCGGCTTCCTGCGCGGCAACACCATGAACGTCTACGCCCGTCCCGAACGGGTCACAGTCTGA
- a CDS encoding GAP family protein produces the protein MTPELLLSLAGLALIDSTSIGTLFIPIWLLLAPGTVNARRILVYLGTIALFYFAVGLLLAVGGSQLADVLGGAMDNRPVLWAQLVLGVGLFALSFRYDGKRRPRGGGVLRWRDRVTAGDSSMRWLVGLALLAALAEVATMLPYLGAVGLLTTSGIGAAEIVGLLAAYCVVMVLPAVLLLGARMAWPRLVEPVLVRLNGWIARHSGGMLGWVLGIAGFLVARDAVIRLGLLDELVIRL, from the coding sequence GTGACCCCCGAATTGCTGCTGTCGCTGGCCGGGCTGGCGTTGATCGACAGCACCAGCATCGGCACCCTCTTCATCCCGATCTGGCTGCTGCTCGCGCCCGGCACGGTCAACGCGCGGCGGATCCTCGTCTACCTGGGCACCATCGCCCTCTTCTACTTCGCCGTCGGGCTGCTGCTCGCCGTGGGTGGCAGCCAGCTGGCCGACGTCCTCGGCGGGGCGATGGACAACCGGCCGGTGCTCTGGGCGCAGCTCGTTCTCGGCGTTGGGCTGTTCGCTCTCAGCTTCCGGTACGACGGGAAACGCCGGCCACGCGGCGGCGGGGTGCTGCGGTGGCGGGACCGGGTCACCGCCGGTGACTCCTCGATGCGCTGGCTGGTGGGGCTGGCGCTACTCGCCGCGCTCGCGGAGGTGGCGACGATGCTGCCGTACCTCGGTGCGGTCGGTCTGCTGACCACCTCCGGGATCGGTGCTGCGGAGATCGTGGGGTTGCTCGCTGCCTACTGCGTGGTCATGGTCCTGCCTGCGGTGCTGCTGCTCGGGGCGCGAATGGCGTGGCCGAGGCTGGTCGAGCCGGTGCTGGTGCGGCTCAACGGCTGGATCGCACGCCACTCCGGCGGCATGCTCGGCTGGGTCCTCGGCATCGCCGGTTTCCTGGTTGCCCGCGATGCCGTGATCCGGCTGGGGCTGCTCGACGAGCTGGTGATCAGACTGTGA
- a CDS encoding DUF4192 domain-containing protein produces the protein MTSTDRPQLAVRSPADLIAAVPYLLGFHPTDSVVAVALLGRQIIFAARADLPDPSTDQVERARHLAGVIRRQGAEAATVVGYGQPDRVTPAVDAVRAALSAGGMDVLDALRVTDGRWWSYLCTEPDCCPPEGRRYDPDANPLTASAVFAGQVALPDRAALVAQVSPVDGSAREDARAATARARLRLAELIEQAPESDLLGGRAVRSAGVTAVREAQRRQRRGERLDDDEVAWLSLLMTHLPVRDHAWERTDGRDRDIALWTDVLRRVEPELVAAPGALLAFAAWRAGQGALAAVALERTLSLHPDYSLAVLLDDLLRRGVPPSELDGWPSVGMPGVVRPRRRGRRGRR, from the coding sequence ATGACCTCGACCGACCGCCCCCAGCTCGCCGTCCGCTCACCCGCCGACCTGATCGCCGCGGTGCCGTACCTGCTCGGCTTTCATCCCACCGACAGCGTGGTCGCCGTGGCGTTGCTCGGTCGGCAGATCATCTTCGCCGCTCGTGCGGACCTGCCCGACCCGTCGACCGACCAGGTCGAGCGGGCCCGGCACCTGGCCGGTGTGATCCGCCGGCAGGGCGCGGAGGCCGCCACCGTGGTCGGCTACGGGCAACCCGATCGGGTGACGCCGGCCGTGGACGCGGTGCGCGCCGCACTGAGCGCCGGCGGGATGGACGTGCTCGACGCGCTGCGGGTGACCGACGGCCGGTGGTGGTCCTATCTCTGCACCGAGCCCGACTGCTGCCCACCCGAGGGCCGGCGCTACGACCCCGACGCCAACCCGTTGACCGCATCCGCTGTCTTCGCCGGCCAGGTCGCGCTCCCCGACCGGGCCGCCCTCGTGGCGCAGGTGTCACCCGTGGACGGCTCGGCCCGGGAGGATGCGCGCGCGGCGACCGCTCGGGCCCGGCTGAGGCTGGCCGAGCTGATCGAGCAGGCGCCCGAGAGCGATCTGCTCGGCGGTCGTGCGGTGCGTTCCGCAGGGGTGACGGCGGTCCGCGAGGCCCAGCGCCGGCAGCGACGTGGTGAGCGGCTCGACGACGACGAGGTGGCCTGGTTGAGCCTGCTGATGACCCACCTGCCGGTCCGCGACCACGCCTGGGAACGCACCGACGGTCGGGACCGGGACATCGCCCTCTGGACCGACGTGCTGCGTCGGGTCGAGCCGGAGTTGGTTGCCGCCCCGGGCGCGCTGCTGGCGTTCGCGGCGTGGCGAGCGGGGCAGGGGGCGTTGGCGGCGGTCGCACTGGAACGCACGTTGAGCCTGCACCCGGACTACTCGCTCGCCGTGCTGCTGGACGACCTGCTCCGCCGCGGCGTGCCCCCGTCCGAGCTGGATGGCTGGCCGTCGGTCGGAATGCCGGGCGTGGTCCGTCCCCGCAGACGGGGCCGACGTGGCCGCCGCTGA
- a CDS encoding fructosamine kinase family protein, giving the protein MDLAYLRAHPAHLPTFRTHQRLRETPVAGGNICAAARLTLDDGHSVFAKSWPEGADRPAPEGFFAAEAAGLRWLREAGAVGVPEVVVALPDLLALDWVEPGEPTPEAADRFGRELAELHRAGAATFGAAWSGFIGSLPQDNTPTDGPWSTWFAERRLTPYLRRSVDAAALTSADVTVIERVIERVGGLGGDEPPARIHGDLWPGNVLWGADDRAWLVDPAAHGGHRETDLAQLALFGGIPHLDRVLAAYQESWPLPDGWRERVPLHQLHLLLVHTALFGGSYRDVVVQTARAALGGAERATVDR; this is encoded by the coding sequence ATGGACCTGGCGTACCTGCGCGCGCACCCGGCACACCTGCCGACCTTCCGGACCCATCAGCGGCTCCGGGAGACGCCGGTGGCCGGCGGAAACATCTGTGCTGCCGCCCGGCTCACCCTGGACGACGGCCACTCCGTCTTCGCCAAGTCCTGGCCGGAGGGGGCCGACCGACCGGCGCCGGAGGGCTTCTTCGCCGCCGAGGCGGCCGGCCTGCGCTGGCTGCGGGAGGCCGGCGCTGTCGGCGTACCCGAGGTGGTCGTGGCATTGCCGGACCTGCTGGCGCTCGACTGGGTGGAGCCCGGCGAGCCGACGCCGGAGGCCGCGGACCGCTTCGGCCGTGAGTTGGCCGAGCTGCACCGGGCGGGTGCGGCCACCTTCGGCGCCGCGTGGTCCGGTTTCATCGGGTCACTTCCCCAGGACAACACCCCGACCGACGGGCCCTGGTCGACGTGGTTCGCCGAGCGACGCCTCACCCCCTACCTGCGGCGCTCGGTCGACGCCGCTGCGCTGACCAGCGCCGACGTCACAGTGATCGAGCGGGTGATCGAGCGGGTCGGCGGGCTCGGCGGCGACGAGCCACCCGCCCGCATCCACGGCGACCTGTGGCCGGGCAACGTGCTGTGGGGCGCCGACGACCGGGCCTGGCTCGTCGATCCGGCGGCGCATGGCGGGCACCGGGAAACGGATCTTGCCCAGCTCGCCCTCTTCGGCGGCATCCCCCACCTGGATCGGGTGCTGGCCGCCTATCAGGAGAGCTGGCCGTTGCCGGACGGCTGGCGCGAGCGGGTGCCACTGCATCAACTGCATCTGCTGCTCGTGCACACCGCCCTGTTCGGCGGCAGTTACCGAGATGTGGTGGTCCAGACCGCCCGTGCCGCCCTGGGCGGCGCCGAGCGCGCTACGGTCGACAGGTGA
- the moaA gene encoding GTP 3',8-cyclase MoaA, with product MSAAPGTNGVLVDRYGRVARDLRVSLTDKCNLRCTYCMPAEGLPWLAGPELLTDEEIVRLVRVAVERLGVTEVRFTGGEPLIRPGLVGIVTAVAALQPRPRISLTTNGIGLDRLAPALSAAGLDRVNVSLDTLDADRFTRLTRRPRLDAVLAGLAGAAAAGLSPVKINSVLMRGVNDDEAPALLRFALDHDYQLRIIEQMPLDAQHGWDRSTMVTAEEILTSLRTAFDLGPDPAERGAAPAETWLVDGGPARVGVIASVTRPFCGDCDRTRLTADGQVRACLFATEESDLRAALRTGVDDDELARRWRTAMWGKRAGHGIDDPTFLQPTRPMSAIGG from the coding sequence GTGAGCGCCGCCCCGGGGACCAACGGGGTCCTCGTCGACCGGTACGGCCGCGTCGCCCGGGACCTGCGCGTGTCCCTCACCGACAAGTGCAACCTGCGCTGCACCTACTGCATGCCGGCCGAAGGTCTGCCCTGGCTGGCCGGCCCCGAGTTGCTGACCGACGAGGAGATCGTCCGGCTGGTCCGGGTGGCCGTCGAGCGGCTCGGTGTGACCGAGGTGCGGTTCACCGGCGGTGAACCGCTGATCCGGCCCGGGCTGGTCGGCATCGTGACCGCGGTCGCCGCGTTGCAGCCCCGCCCTCGGATCTCGCTGACCACCAACGGCATCGGGCTGGACCGGCTGGCCCCGGCGCTGAGCGCCGCCGGCCTCGACCGGGTGAACGTCTCACTGGACACTCTGGACGCGGACCGGTTCACCCGGCTCACGCGCCGTCCCCGCCTCGACGCGGTGCTGGCGGGCCTCGCCGGTGCGGCGGCCGCCGGGCTCAGTCCCGTGAAGATCAATTCTGTGCTGATGCGCGGTGTCAACGACGACGAGGCGCCGGCCCTGCTGCGCTTCGCCCTCGACCACGACTATCAACTGCGAATCATCGAGCAGATGCCGTTGGACGCCCAGCACGGCTGGGACCGCAGCACGATGGTCACCGCGGAGGAGATCCTGACCTCCCTGCGGACCGCCTTCGACCTCGGTCCCGACCCGGCGGAGCGGGGCGCGGCACCTGCGGAGACCTGGCTGGTCGACGGCGGCCCCGCCCGGGTCGGTGTGATCGCCAGTGTCACCCGCCCCTTCTGCGGAGACTGCGACCGCACCCGGTTGACCGCGGACGGCCAGGTCCGCGCCTGTCTCTTCGCCACCGAGGAGTCCGACCTGCGTGCCGCCCTGCGCACCGGCGTGGACGACGACGAGCTGGCCCGACGCTGGCGCACCGCGATGTGGGGCAAGCGCGCCGGGCACGGCATCGACGACCCCACCTTCCTCCAGCCGACCCGGCCGATGTCCGCGATCGGGGGCTGA
- a CDS encoding MoaD/ThiS family protein, giving the protein MTPGPLTVRYFAGARAAAGQTEEVLPASRSLDDLTAELVRRHGDRLAAVLRVASFLVNGVTCHDRQAPLPAGATIDVLPPFAGG; this is encoded by the coding sequence GTGACCCCGGGCCCGCTGACCGTCCGCTACTTCGCGGGCGCCCGCGCCGCCGCCGGCCAGACCGAGGAGGTCCTGCCCGCCAGCCGATCCCTCGACGACCTCACGGCCGAACTGGTGCGACGCCACGGCGACCGGCTCGCCGCAGTGCTACGAGTGGCGAGTTTCCTGGTAAACGGCGTCACCTGTCATGATCGTCAGGCACCCCTGCCGGCCGGGGCCACGATCGATGTCCTGCCCCCGTTCGCGGGCGGCTGA
- a CDS encoding metallophosphoesterase: MLAVLGFVAVLALITGLIHLYLWKRLVRDTTTPGRWRRIGAIAALVLALLVPVTLAGTQAGLYWLAWPGYVWLALMFYLLVVLIVLEVPMLVTRLVLRRRVVAAEPTAAAPEPVLVGAAGPTDPPAAGAVAAPDHDPGRRLLLARGAAIFAGLTAAGTVGYGVRTALGPPRLDRVQIPLAKLPRSMDGLRIATVSDIHLGPLRGRAHTERIVAAINRLDADLVAVVGDLVDGSVAELGSAAAPLRDLRSRYGSFFVTGNHEYYSGVEEWVQEVDRLGLRVLQNRRQEIQARGGVLDLAGVNDLDATGDSGLAAGPDFAAALGDRDPSRPVVLLAHQPLAAVEAARYGVDLQLSGHTHGGQMVPFNLAVRLEQPVVSGLGEVDGTKVYVTNGAGFWGPPVRVGAEPQISLVELRSA, translated from the coding sequence ATGTTGGCGGTTCTGGGGTTCGTGGCCGTCCTGGCCCTGATCACCGGCTTGATCCACCTCTACCTGTGGAAGCGGCTCGTTCGGGACACCACCACACCGGGCCGCTGGCGCCGGATCGGCGCGATCGCCGCCCTGGTGCTGGCGCTGCTCGTGCCGGTCACCCTCGCCGGGACGCAGGCCGGGCTCTACTGGCTCGCCTGGCCGGGCTACGTGTGGCTCGCGCTGATGTTCTACCTGCTCGTGGTGCTGATCGTGCTCGAAGTGCCGATGCTGGTCACCCGGCTGGTGCTGCGTCGCCGGGTGGTCGCCGCGGAGCCGACCGCCGCCGCGCCCGAGCCGGTGCTGGTCGGTGCCGCCGGGCCGACCGACCCGCCGGCCGCCGGCGCCGTCGCGGCACCGGATCACGACCCGGGCCGCCGGCTGCTGCTGGCCCGTGGGGCGGCCATCTTCGCCGGCCTCACCGCCGCCGGCACCGTGGGGTACGGCGTCCGCACCGCCCTCGGCCCACCACGACTCGACCGGGTGCAGATCCCGCTCGCCAAGCTCCCCCGCAGCATGGACGGCCTGCGCATCGCCACCGTCTCCGACATCCACCTCGGTCCGCTGCGCGGCCGCGCGCACACCGAGCGGATCGTCGCCGCGATCAACCGCCTCGACGCGGACCTGGTCGCGGTCGTCGGGGACCTGGTCGACGGCTCGGTCGCCGAACTCGGCTCGGCCGCGGCGCCGCTGCGCGACCTGCGCTCCCGTTACGGCAGCTTCTTCGTCACCGGCAACCACGAGTACTACTCGGGGGTGGAGGAGTGGGTCCAGGAGGTCGACCGTCTGGGCCTGCGGGTCCTGCAGAACCGGCGTCAGGAGATCCAGGCCCGGGGTGGCGTGCTGGACCTGGCCGGCGTGAACGACCTGGACGCCACGGGAGACAGCGGCCTGGCGGCCGGGCCGGACTTCGCCGCCGCGCTCGGTGACCGTGATCCGAGTCGCCCGGTGGTGCTGCTCGCCCACCAGCCGCTGGCCGCGGTTGAGGCGGCCCGGTACGGCGTCGACCTGCAACTGTCCGGGCACACCCACGGTGGGCAGATGGTGCCGTTCAACCTGGCCGTGCGGCTGGAGCAGCCGGTGGTCAGCGGGCTCGGCGAGGTCGACGGCACCAAGGTCTACGTGACCAACGGCGCCGGTTTCTGGGGGCCACCCGTCCGGGTCGGCGCCGAGCCGCAGATCAGTCTGGTCGAGTTGCGCTCGGCATAG